The Nocardia arthritidis genome has a window encoding:
- a CDS encoding helix-turn-helix transcriptional regulator, which yields MWHLPSSGRQVLRAPLLDFGKEFRHTDVVKTVGLRNNDDGAGHSPAAGSAAAPATVGGEGHTRAAIVKLLLEEGPITATAIGERLGLAPAGVRRHLDALIESGEARAGRSAPWQQKGRGRPAKQYQLTAAGRGRLGHAYDDLAGAAIRQLGEIGGEQAITEFARKRARTIVAGIEPLDVHTPERTAAKAGEIAEAFTGAGFAASTRKVGAGVQICQHHCPVAHVAEEFPQLCEAELVAFRELLGTHVQRLATIANGDCACTTHVPLFVLPNTENRTATTESAAQPATVRTNDSGRSAE from the coding sequence ATGTGGCATTTGCCCAGCTCGGGGCGTCAAGTACTCAGGGCACCCTTATTAGATTTCGGGAAGGAATTCCGCCACACTGATGTTGTGAAAACCGTGGGTTTGCGGAACAACGACGACGGCGCAGGTCACAGCCCTGCCGCCGGGTCGGCCGCCGCACCCGCGACGGTCGGAGGCGAGGGGCATACCCGGGCGGCCATTGTGAAATTGCTGCTCGAGGAGGGTCCCATCACCGCGACCGCCATCGGGGAGCGGCTCGGCCTGGCCCCGGCCGGGGTGCGCAGGCATCTCGACGCGCTCATCGAATCGGGTGAGGCGCGGGCGGGCAGGTCCGCGCCGTGGCAGCAGAAAGGTCGCGGCAGGCCGGCCAAGCAATACCAGTTGACGGCCGCGGGCCGCGGTCGGCTAGGTCACGCGTACGACGATTTGGCCGGGGCGGCCATCCGCCAGCTCGGCGAGATCGGCGGCGAACAGGCCATCACCGAATTCGCCAGGAAACGGGCGCGCACTATCGTGGCCGGGATCGAACCGCTCGACGTGCACACCCCGGAGCGCACCGCGGCCAAGGCCGGGGAGATCGCCGAGGCGTTCACCGGCGCGGGCTTCGCCGCCTCCACCCGCAAGGTGGGCGCGGGCGTGCAGATCTGCCAGCATCACTGCCCGGTCGCGCACGTCGCGGAGGAGTTCCCGCAGCTGTGTGAGGCCGAGCTGGTGGCGTTCCGGGAACTGCTCGGCACGCATGTGCAGCGGCTGGCCACCATCGCCAACGGCGACTGCGCGTGCACCACGCACGTGCCGTTGTTCGTCCTGCCGAATACCGAAAACCGAACAGCCACAACAGAATCCGCCGCACAGCCCGCGACGGTACGAACGAACGACTCCGGAAGGAGTGCCGAATGA
- a CDS encoding cysteine desulfurase: protein MTATVRTLDVARIRADFPILGRTVRDGKPLVYLDSGATAQRPLQVLDAERAFLLESNAAVHRSSHQLAEEANDAYEGARADVASFVGVDADEIVFTKNATESLNLVVNAFGDNRFPYHVGPGDEIVITELEHHANLVPWQELVRRTGATLKWYGVTDDGRIDLDSLELSPATKVVAFAHQANVTGAIADVTELVRRAKAVGALTVLDACQSVPHLPVNFRELDVDFAAFSGHKMYGPMGVGVLYGRRAVLADTPPYITGGSMIETVFMDHSTYAPPPQRFEAGTPMTSQVIGLGAAVRYLGGIGMEAIAAHEHTLISAALDGLGALDGVRIIGPAENVHRGGAVAFVVDGVHAHDVGQILDDQGVAIRVGHHCAWPLHRRFGIAATARASFGVYNTLDEVDALVAAVRKAQSFFGVA, encoded by the coding sequence ATGACAGCCACCGTGCGCACACTCGATGTCGCGAGGATCCGGGCCGATTTCCCGATCCTCGGCCGCACCGTGCGCGACGGAAAACCGTTGGTGTACCTGGATTCCGGTGCGACAGCGCAGCGGCCGCTCCAGGTGCTCGACGCCGAGCGGGCGTTCCTGCTCGAAAGCAATGCCGCCGTCCATCGCAGCTCGCACCAGCTGGCCGAGGAGGCGAACGACGCCTACGAGGGCGCGCGGGCCGACGTCGCGTCGTTCGTCGGCGTGGACGCGGATGAGATCGTCTTCACCAAGAATGCGACCGAATCGCTGAACCTCGTGGTGAATGCCTTCGGGGACAACCGTTTTCCCTACCACGTCGGTCCGGGCGACGAGATCGTCATCACCGAGCTGGAACATCACGCGAATCTCGTTCCGTGGCAGGAGCTGGTGCGCAGGACCGGTGCCACGCTCAAGTGGTACGGGGTCACCGATGACGGCCGCATCGACCTCGACTCGCTCGAATTGTCGCCCGCGACAAAGGTTGTCGCGTTCGCGCACCAGGCCAATGTGACCGGCGCGATCGCCGATGTCACCGAACTGGTGCGCCGCGCGAAGGCCGTCGGCGCGCTGACCGTGCTCGACGCCTGCCAGTCGGTGCCGCATCTGCCGGTGAACTTCCGCGAGCTGGACGTGGATTTCGCCGCGTTCTCGGGTCACAAGATGTACGGCCCGATGGGCGTCGGCGTGCTCTACGGCCGCCGCGCGGTGCTCGCGGACACCCCGCCGTACATCACCGGCGGCTCCATGATCGAGACCGTCTTCATGGATCACAGCACCTACGCACCGCCGCCGCAGCGCTTCGAGGCGGGCACGCCGATGACCTCGCAGGTCATCGGATTGGGTGCGGCCGTGCGGTATCTCGGCGGAATCGGCATGGAAGCCATTGCGGCACACGAACATACGCTGATCAGCGCGGCGCTGGACGGACTCGGCGCACTCGACGGCGTTCGCATCATCGGCCCGGCCGAGAACGTGCACCGCGGCGGTGCGGTGGCATTCGTCGTCGACGGCGTGCACGCGCACGATGTCGGGCAGATCCTGGACGACCAGGGCGTCGCCATCCGGGTCGGGCACCACTGCGCATGGCCGCTGCACCGCCGGTTCGGCATCGCCGCCACCGCCCGCGCCTCGTTCGGCGTCTACAACACCCTCGACGAGGTGGATGCGCTGGTCGCCGCGGTGCGGAAGGCTCAGAGCTTCTTCGGAGTTGCATAA
- a CDS encoding DUF4189 domain-containing protein: MAAVTVGAGFASAEAGPDGRYYGSMAVEVVDGKAHTIWATDYPSWEESDASALGRCVSGHCSVIVRFVDGCGSIAVKNGSMIGRSAPSKAEAERAAIDAFGPPVASLSAAPVQASILQTACTHNAG; this comes from the coding sequence ATGGCCGCAGTGACGGTCGGTGCGGGTTTCGCATCCGCCGAGGCGGGTCCCGACGGTAGGTACTACGGATCGATGGCCGTCGAGGTGGTCGACGGCAAGGCGCACACCATCTGGGCCACCGACTACCCGAGCTGGGAAGAATCGGACGCTTCGGCGTTGGGGCGCTGCGTGTCCGGACACTGCAGCGTCATCGTCCGGTTCGTCGACGGATGCGGTTCGATCGCGGTGAAGAACGGCTCGATGATCGGCCGGTCGGCGCCGAGCAAGGCCGAGGCCGAGCGTGCCGCGATCGACGCCTTCGGTCCGCCGGTGGCCTCGCTGAGCGCGGCCCCGGTGCAGGCGAGCATCCTGCAGACGGCCTGCACGCACAACGCGGGCTGA
- a CDS encoding methionine ABC transporter permease translates to MHQDWDKLRPVLNESIGTTIYLVLVTFVVGGLIGLFLGTALYTTRKGGLLANAPINLLLNVVVNVVRPIPFIILLAALGPVTLQVVGTTIGRDAAVFVMIVAASFAMARIVEQNLVTVDPGVIEAARAVGAGPLRIIFTLLIPEALGPLILGYTFVVIGIVDMSAMAGAVGGGGLGDFALTFGYQRFDWQVTFVAMLIIIVGVQVVQFFGNWLARKVLRR, encoded by the coding sequence ATGCATCAGGATTGGGACAAACTGCGGCCGGTGCTGAACGAGTCGATCGGCACCACGATCTATTTGGTGCTGGTCACCTTCGTGGTCGGCGGATTGATCGGGCTGTTCCTCGGCACCGCCCTCTACACCACCCGCAAGGGCGGACTGTTGGCGAACGCGCCGATCAACCTGCTGCTCAACGTCGTGGTGAACGTGGTGCGGCCGATCCCGTTCATCATCCTGCTCGCCGCGCTGGGCCCGGTGACGCTGCAGGTGGTCGGGACCACGATCGGCAGGGACGCTGCGGTATTCGTCATGATCGTCGCGGCCTCGTTCGCCATGGCGCGGATCGTCGAGCAGAATCTGGTGACCGTCGATCCCGGTGTCATCGAGGCCGCTCGCGCGGTCGGCGCCGGGCCGCTGCGGATCATTTTCACGCTGTTGATCCCGGAGGCGTTGGGGCCGTTGATCCTCGGCTACACGTTCGTGGTGATCGGCATCGTCGACATGTCGGCGATGGCGGGCGCCGTCGGCGGCGGCGGACTCGGCGATTTCGCACTGACCTTCGGATATCAGCGATTCGACTGGCAGGTGACGTTCGTCGCGATGCTGATCATCATCGTCGGTGTACAGGTCGTGCAGTTCTTCGGCAACTGGCTTGCCCGAAAGGTGCTGCGCCGCTGA
- a CDS encoding metal-sulfur cluster assembly factor: protein MTETPATPATETAELSAEEIKLLEDIEEAMRDVVDPELGINVVDLGLVYGLQVDKDNIATIDMTLTSAACPLTDVIEDQSRNALVRSGLVEDLKINWVWMPPWGPDKITEDGREQLRALGFTV from the coding sequence ATGACCGAGACACCGGCCACCCCGGCCACCGAAACGGCCGAACTGTCGGCCGAGGAGATCAAACTGCTCGAGGATATCGAGGAGGCGATGCGCGACGTCGTCGACCCGGAACTCGGGATCAACGTGGTCGACCTGGGCCTCGTCTACGGGCTGCAGGTGGACAAGGACAATATCGCCACCATCGATATGACGCTCACCTCGGCGGCCTGCCCGCTCACCGACGTCATCGAGGATCAGTCCCGCAACGCGCTGGTGCGCAGCGGGCTGGTGGAGGATCTCAAGATCAACTGGGTCTGGATGCCGCCGTGGGGTCCGGACAAGATCACCGAGGACGGCCGCGAGCAGCTGCGCGCCCTCGGCTTCACGGTTTAA
- the sufU gene encoding Fe-S cluster assembly sulfur transfer protein SufU: MRMEQMYQEVILDHYKHPHHRGLREPFGAEVHHVNPTCGDEVTLRVRLDDNGDVADVSYDGQGCSISQAATSILTDQVIGLPVQQALKVVDSYSEMISSRGAIEGDEDVIGDGVALAGVSKYPARVKCALLGWMAFKDAVVRITSAEEAKRTMGNGDMS, from the coding sequence ATGCGCATGGAGCAGATGTACCAGGAAGTCATCCTGGACCACTACAAGCATCCGCATCACCGCGGGCTGCGCGAACCGTTCGGCGCCGAGGTGCACCACGTCAACCCGACCTGCGGTGACGAGGTGACCCTGCGCGTGCGGCTCGACGACAACGGCGATGTCGCCGACGTCTCCTACGACGGCCAGGGCTGTTCGATCAGCCAGGCCGCCACCTCGATCCTCACCGATCAGGTGATCGGGCTGCCGGTGCAGCAGGCGCTGAAGGTGGTCGACTCGTACAGCGAGATGATCTCCAGCCGCGGCGCGATCGAGGGCGACGAGGATGTGATCGGCGACGGCGTCGCCCTGGCCGGCGTCAGCAAATATCCGGCCAGGGTGAAATGCGCGCTGCTCGGCTGGATGGCGTTCAAGGATGCCGTCGTGCGGATAACCTCTGCGGAAGAGGCCAAGCGGACCATGGGGAATGGGGATATGTCATGA
- the sufB gene encoding Fe-S cluster assembly protein SufB has product MTTTTDQVQPLTQEETIASLGKYGYGWADSDVAGASAQRGLSEAVVRDISAKKNEPEWMLDIRLKALRIFDRKPMPTWGSKLDGIDFDNIKYFVRSTEKQAASWDELPEDIKNTYDKLGIPEAEKQRLVAGVAAQYESEVVYHQIREDLEQQGVIFLDTDTGLKEHPEIFQQYFGSVIPAGDNKFSALNTAVWSGGSFIYVPPGVHVDIPLQAYFRINTENMGQFERTLIIVDEGAYVHYVEGCTAPIYSSDSLHSAVVEIIVKKGGRCRYTTIQNWSNNVYNLVTKRAKAEAGATMEWIDGNIGSKVTMKYPAVWMTGEHAKGEVLSVAFAGEGQHQDTGAKMLHLAPHTSSTIVSKSVARGGGRASYRGLVQVNKGAHGSKSTVKCDALLVDTVSRSDTYPYVDIREDDVTMGHEATVSKVSEDQLFYLMSRGMTEDEAMAMVVRGFVEPIAKELPMEYALELNRLIELQMEGAVG; this is encoded by the coding sequence ATGACGACGACCACTGACCAGGTGCAGCCGCTCACCCAGGAGGAGACCATCGCCTCCCTGGGTAAGTACGGCTACGGCTGGGCTGACTCGGATGTCGCTGGCGCCAGCGCGCAACGTGGTCTTTCCGAGGCGGTCGTGCGCGACATCTCGGCCAAGAAGAACGAGCCGGAGTGGATGCTCGACATCCGGCTCAAGGCGTTGCGCATCTTCGACCGCAAGCCCATGCCGACGTGGGGTTCCAAGCTCGACGGCATCGATTTCGACAACATCAAATACTTCGTCCGCTCCACCGAGAAGCAGGCCGCCAGCTGGGACGAGCTGCCCGAGGACATCAAGAACACCTACGACAAGCTGGGTATCCCGGAGGCGGAGAAGCAGCGCCTCGTCGCGGGTGTCGCCGCGCAGTACGAGTCGGAGGTCGTCTACCACCAGATCCGCGAGGACCTGGAACAGCAGGGCGTGATCTTCCTCGACACCGACACCGGTCTCAAGGAGCATCCGGAGATCTTCCAGCAGTACTTCGGTTCGGTGATCCCGGCCGGTGACAACAAGTTCTCCGCGCTGAACACCGCGGTGTGGTCGGGCGGTTCGTTCATCTACGTGCCGCCGGGCGTGCACGTCGACATTCCGCTGCAGGCCTACTTCCGGATCAACACCGAGAACATGGGCCAGTTCGAGCGGACGCTGATCATCGTCGACGAGGGTGCGTACGTGCATTACGTCGAGGGCTGCACCGCGCCGATCTACAGCTCGGACTCGCTGCACTCCGCAGTGGTGGAGATCATCGTGAAGAAGGGCGGCCGCTGCCGCTACACCACCATCCAGAACTGGTCGAACAACGTCTACAACCTGGTCACCAAGCGGGCCAAGGCGGAGGCGGGCGCGACCATGGAGTGGATCGACGGCAATATCGGCTCCAAGGTCACCATGAAGTACCCGGCGGTCTGGATGACCGGCGAGCACGCCAAGGGCGAGGTGCTCTCGGTGGCGTTCGCGGGTGAGGGCCAGCACCAGGACACCGGCGCGAAGATGCTGCACCTGGCGCCGCACACCTCGTCGACCATCGTGTCGAAGTCGGTGGCGCGCGGCGGCGGACGGGCGTCCTACCGCGGCCTCGTCCAGGTGAACAAGGGTGCGCACGGCTCCAAGTCGACGGTGAAATGCGATGCGCTGCTTGTCGATACGGTCAGCCGCTCGGATACCTACCCCTACGTCGACATCCGTGAGGACGACGTGACGATGGGCCACGAGGCCACCGTCTCCAAGGTTTCCGAGGATCAGCTGTTCTACCTGATGAGCCGCGGTATGACCGAGGACGAGGCGATGGCGATGGTGGTGCGCGGATTCGTCGAGCCGATCGCCAAGGAACTCCCGATGGAGTACGCGCTCGAACTGAACCGCCTGATCGAACTGCAGATGGAAGGAGCGGTCGGCTGA
- a CDS encoding DUF4189 domain-containing protein, with protein MSLLRNSVLGLAVTSAAAFGAVEASAAPAVPPSGTYFGTLSISRSTGRIGLSVDQRSWVSADAVAIDQCGVYDCHIELRYSDSCAAVARAADGRFGWATAPSKAEAEQQAVAGLGESAPPFPDLGSASPRAADIVATQCAKNAQ; from the coding sequence GTGTCACTACTGCGGAATTCGGTGCTCGGGCTCGCGGTGACGTCGGCCGCGGCCTTCGGCGCCGTCGAGGCGAGCGCCGCGCCCGCCGTGCCCCCCTCGGGGACCTACTTCGGCACCCTGTCGATCTCCCGCAGCACCGGCCGGATCGGCCTGTCGGTCGACCAGCGCAGCTGGGTATCCGCCGACGCCGTCGCGATCGACCAATGCGGCGTCTACGACTGCCACATCGAATTGCGGTACAGCGACAGCTGTGCCGCCGTCGCACGGGCCGCCGACGGCCGATTCGGGTGGGCCACCGCGCCATCCAAGGCGGAGGCGGAGCAGCAGGCCGTTGCCGGACTCGGAGAGAGCGCGCCGCCGTTCCCGGATCTGGGCAGCGCGTCGCCGCGCGCCGCCGATATCGTCGCGACGCAGTGCGCCAAGAACGCGCAGTAG
- the sufD gene encoding Fe-S cluster assembly protein SufD: MPVENVAEAGEARIAVNKGEVFTSFDVNAFEVPSAKDEAWRFTPLRRLRGLHDGTAVRDGRATVEVTPVAGVTVETVDRNDSRLGAAGVPSDRVAAQAYSGFEQATVVTVGAETEVAEPVTVTVTGPGEGKTAYGHLQIRLGNFAVATVVIDQRGSGTYAENVEFVLGDSARLTVVAVQDWADDAVHATAHHARLGRDATLRHTAVTIGGDLVRLTGTVKYDGPGGDAELLGLYFADAGQHFEQRLLVDHAVPNCKSNVLYKGALQGDPASPKGDARTVWVGDVLIRAAAEGTDTFEVNRNLVLTDGARADSVPNLEIETGEIVGAGHASATGRFDDEQLFYLRARGIPEEAARRLVVRGFFHEIIQKIAVPEVRERLETAIEAELAAIGA, from the coding sequence ATGCCGGTCGAGAATGTTGCTGAGGCCGGCGAGGCGCGTATCGCGGTCAACAAGGGGGAGGTGTTCACCTCCTTCGATGTGAACGCCTTCGAGGTGCCCTCCGCCAAGGACGAGGCGTGGCGCTTCACCCCCTTGCGCCGCCTGCGCGGTCTGCACGACGGCACCGCGGTGCGCGATGGCCGGGCCACCGTCGAGGTCACCCCGGTCGCCGGCGTGACCGTGGAGACGGTGGACCGCAATGACTCTCGGCTCGGCGCCGCCGGTGTGCCGTCGGATCGCGTAGCGGCGCAGGCATACTCGGGCTTCGAACAGGCCACCGTGGTGACCGTCGGTGCGGAAACCGAAGTGGCCGAGCCGGTTACGGTCACCGTCACCGGGCCGGGCGAGGGTAAGACCGCATACGGTCACCTGCAGATCCGTCTCGGCAATTTCGCCGTCGCCACCGTGGTCATCGACCAGCGGGGCAGCGGAACCTACGCGGAGAACGTGGAATTCGTGCTCGGCGACAGCGCCCGGCTCACCGTGGTCGCGGTGCAGGACTGGGCCGACGACGCGGTACACGCCACCGCGCACCACGCCCGGCTCGGCCGCGATGCCACGCTGCGGCACACCGCCGTCACCATCGGCGGCGACCTGGTCCGCCTCACCGGCACCGTCAAATACGACGGCCCCGGCGGTGACGCGGAACTGCTCGGCCTCTACTTCGCCGACGCCGGACAGCATTTCGAACAGCGCCTGCTGGTCGACCACGCGGTCCCGAACTGCAAATCCAATGTGCTGTACAAGGGTGCGCTGCAAGGCGATCCGGCCTCGCCCAAGGGCGACGCCCGCACGGTCTGGGTCGGCGATGTGCTGATCCGCGCCGCCGCCGAGGGCACCGACACCTTCGAGGTGAACCGCAACCTGGTGCTCACCGACGGCGCCCGCGCCGATTCGGTGCCGAACCTGGAGATCGAGACCGGCGAGATCGTCGGCGCCGGGCACGCCAGCGCCACCGGCCGCTTCGACGACGAGCAGCTGTTCTACCTGCGCGCCCGCGGTATCCCGGAGGAGGCGGCCCGCCGTCTGGTGGTGCGCGGCTTCTTCCACGAGATCATCCAGAAGATCGCCGTGCCCGAGGTCCGGGAGCGGCTGGAGACGGCCATCGAGGCCGAACTCGCCGCCATCGGTGCCTGA
- a CDS encoding class I SAM-dependent methyltransferase, with product MIARYRAVRIDLGTGDGRAVLAAAAADPEVLVIGVDANASAMAEASRRALRGGPSNAIFVAAGIERLPAALTDIADRVTVNFPWGSLLRGLLTADAHMLASVAAIMKPGAALTILLSVTEHDRAAGPAVTETGLLSRLVAPYAAAGLAITGIAPVTATDVVAAGSSWGKRLGAGSKRIAWRVGARRVGEGEEKRYVVS from the coding sequence CTGATTGCCCGTTATCGGGCGGTGCGGATCGACCTGGGTACCGGTGACGGTCGGGCGGTGCTGGCCGCGGCGGCGGCCGATCCCGAAGTATTGGTGATCGGCGTCGACGCGAATGCTTCGGCGATGGCCGAGGCGTCCCGGCGGGCGCTGCGCGGTGGACCGTCCAACGCGATATTCGTCGCCGCGGGTATCGAACGTCTGCCCGCCGCGTTGACGGACATCGCCGACCGGGTGACGGTGAATTTCCCGTGGGGTTCGCTGTTGCGCGGACTGCTCACCGCGGATGCCCACATGCTGGCGTCCGTGGCCGCTATCATGAAACCCGGTGCGGCACTGACGATTCTGCTGTCGGTGACCGAGCACGACCGGGCCGCCGGACCGGCCGTGACCGAGACGGGCCTACTTTCGCGGCTGGTCGCGCCGTATGCCGCGGCGGGACTGGCGATTACCGGGATCGCACCCGTCACGGCCACGGATGTTGTCGCGGCGGGGTCGAGTTGGGGGAAAAGGCTCGGAGCAGGCAGTAAACGCATCGCCTGGCGCGTGGGGGCGAGGCGGGTCGGAGAAGGGGAGGAAAAACGTTATGTCGTTTCGTAA
- the sufC gene encoding Fe-S cluster assembly ATPase SufC, translating to MTTLEIKDLHVEVATPDGETVKILKGVDLTVKSGETHAIMGPNGSGKSTLSYAIAGHPKYTVTQGSITLDGEDVLAMSVDERARAGLFLAMQYPVEVPGVSMSNFLRTAATAVRGEAPKLRHWVKEVKESMSELEIDQAFAERSVNEGFSGGEKKRHEILQLGLLKPKIAILDETDSGLDVDALRIVSEGVNRYKERENGGILLITHYTRILRYIQPQFVHVFVGGRIVAEGGPELAEELDANGYVRFTSAAVGA from the coding sequence ATGACCACCCTGGAAATCAAGGACCTGCACGTCGAGGTCGCCACGCCGGACGGTGAGACCGTCAAGATCCTCAAGGGCGTCGATCTCACCGTGAAATCCGGTGAGACGCACGCGATCATGGGCCCCAACGGCTCCGGCAAGTCGACCCTCTCGTACGCGATCGCCGGGCACCCCAAGTACACGGTGACCCAGGGTTCGATCACCCTCGACGGCGAGGATGTGCTCGCCATGTCGGTGGACGAGCGCGCGCGGGCCGGCCTGTTCCTGGCCATGCAGTACCCCGTCGAGGTGCCCGGCGTCTCGATGTCGAACTTCCTGCGCACCGCCGCCACCGCCGTGCGCGGCGAGGCGCCCAAGCTGCGGCACTGGGTGAAGGAGGTCAAGGAGTCGATGTCCGAGCTGGAGATCGACCAGGCCTTCGCGGAACGCAGTGTGAATGAAGGCTTTTCGGGCGGTGAGAAGAAGCGTCACGAGATCCTGCAGCTGGGTCTGCTGAAGCCGAAGATCGCGATCCTGGACGAGACCGACTCCGGCCTGGACGTCGACGCGCTGCGCATCGTCTCCGAGGGCGTCAACCGCTACAAGGAGCGCGAGAACGGCGGCATCCTGCTGATCACCCACTACACCCGAATCCTGCGCTACATCCAGCCGCAGTTCGTGCACGTCTTCGTCGGCGGGCGGATCGTGGCCGAGGGCGGCCCCGAACTCGCCGAGGAACTCGACGCCAACGGATACGTGCGATTCACCTCGGCCGCTGTAGGAGCTTGA
- the mptB gene encoding polyprenol phosphomannose-dependent alpha 1,6 mannosyltransferase MptB: protein MAVLDGARRGASAFQRKAFALGRRALGLDVPAPDHTIAVLHSAESEVPGLNRKETVQLDRIRLLGATGTVLMAISALGIGAQPVQQNPTSGMRVLGLFARAHTGSLAMCMIGTVVVVLAWLLLGRFAIGGLGGSPVHRLTRSQLDRTVLLWIIPLSIAPPLFSNDVYSYLAQSEIAERGLDPYIVGPKAGLGVDNVLTRNVPTIWLGTPAPYGPLFLWMGRGIAYLTGDNIIFGVWAHRVLALAGVALIVWALPRLSVRCGVAPVSALWLGVANPLVLFHLVGGVHNDGLMLGLMLAGLEFCLRAIEDMHPFNGRAYAMLIFGAIVMTMSSSIKFTSIIALGFVGMALARRWGANWRAVLISAGMLGGVAIGTTLFITAASGLSFGWIFTLGVANAVRSWMSLPTALGIITGFGGVLLGLGDHTTALLSITRPIAAVVAGFLSLRMLFATLTGRLHPVGALGVALGAIVLLFPVVQPWYLLWAIVPLAAWATRPAFRVPAIAFSAVVSVILMPRGADLAVFQIVGAAIATVIVSVLFIVLTRNVLPWRREPGVSAPSHRATPYGVAP, encoded by the coding sequence GTGGCAGTACTGGACGGCGCGCGGCGCGGGGCATCCGCATTCCAGCGCAAGGCATTCGCGCTCGGGCGCCGGGCACTCGGGCTCGACGTACCGGCGCCCGATCACACCATCGCGGTGTTGCACAGCGCGGAATCCGAAGTGCCGGGGCTCAACCGGAAGGAAACGGTTCAGCTCGACCGGATCCGGCTGCTCGGCGCGACCGGAACGGTGCTGATGGCGATCAGCGCGCTCGGCATCGGCGCGCAGCCGGTGCAGCAGAATCCGACATCGGGCATGCGGGTGCTCGGCCTTTTCGCGCGGGCGCACACCGGATCGCTGGCGATGTGCATGATCGGCACGGTCGTCGTGGTGCTGGCCTGGCTGCTGCTCGGGCGCTTCGCGATCGGCGGTCTCGGCGGATCCCCGGTGCACCGGCTGACCAGATCGCAGCTCGACCGGACCGTGCTGCTCTGGATCATCCCGCTGAGCATCGCACCACCGCTGTTCAGCAACGACGTGTATTCCTATCTGGCACAGAGCGAAATCGCCGAACGGGGACTCGACCCGTACATCGTCGGGCCGAAGGCCGGACTCGGCGTCGACAACGTGCTCACCCGGAACGTGCCGACCATCTGGCTGGGCACACCGGCGCCGTACGGTCCGCTCTTCCTCTGGATGGGGCGCGGCATCGCCTACCTCACCGGCGACAACATCATCTTCGGCGTCTGGGCGCATCGGGTGCTGGCGCTGGCCGGTGTCGCGTTGATCGTGTGGGCGCTGCCCCGGCTCTCGGTGCGCTGCGGAGTCGCGCCGGTCAGCGCGCTGTGGCTGGGCGTCGCCAATCCGCTGGTGCTGTTCCACCTCGTCGGCGGCGTGCACAACGACGGCCTGATGCTCGGATTGATGCTGGCCGGACTGGAGTTCTGCCTGCGGGCCATCGAGGATATGCATCCGTTCAACGGGCGGGCGTACGCGATGCTGATCTTCGGGGCGATCGTCATGACGATGTCGTCCTCGATCAAGTTCACCTCGATCATCGCGCTCGGCTTCGTCGGGATGGCGCTGGCGAGACGCTGGGGCGCCAACTGGCGCGCGGTACTGATATCGGCCGGGATGCTCGGCGGAGTAGCCATCGGCACAACGCTTTTCATCACCGCGGCGAGCGGGCTCAGCTTCGGCTGGATCTTCACCCTCGGCGTGGCGAACGCGGTGCGCAGCTGGATGTCGCTGCCCACGGCGCTCGGCATCATCACCGGATTCGGCGGCGTACTACTGGGATTGGGCGATCACACGACCGCTCTGCTCAGCATCACCAGGCCGATCGCCGCCGTCGTCGCCGGATTCCTTTCGCTGCGTATGCTTTTCGCCACCCTCACCGGGCGGCTGCATCCGGTGGGCGCGCTCGGCGTCGCGCTCGGCGCGATCGTGCTGCTCTTCCCCGTCGTGCAACCGTGGTATCTGCTGTGGGCGATCGTGCCGCTCGCCGCATGGGCGACCAGACCCGCCTTCCGCGTCCCGGCGATCGCGTTCTCGGCGGTGGTGAGCGTCATCCTGATGCCGAGGGGCGCCGACCTCGCGGTATTCCAGATCGTCGGGGCGGCAATCGCCACCGTCATCGTCTCGGTGCTGTTCATCGTGCTCACCAGAAATGTGCTGCCGTGGCGACGCGAGCCGGGGGTGTCGGCTCCGTCACACCGGGCCACGCCCTACGGTGTTGCACCGTGA